In Pseudomonas sp. FP1742, the DNA window TGCTGACCAACGCAATGGCTGCGGCGGCGAAAATCTGGGTCAGACGCATGAGAACTCCTGAAGGCGGACAAATGGGACGATCAGAACGCCCGTGCCGAAACACCGGGTCATAACCGCCCATCGTGCAAACCGGCAAAGCCTACCACATAAGGCCCCTGTGGCCGACTCCCGGTGATACAAGGCATCTAGAAGGCTCTGGCCTCTATGTGGGAGCGGGCTTGCTCGCGAATGCGGTATATCAGGCAACATCAATGTTGAATGTCAGGCCCCCTTCGCGAGCAAGCCCGCTCCCACCTAAAACCACTCTCACCCCGGTTAGCCGCGCGGGTGATGCTTGGCATGCAGATCCTGCAAGCGCGCCCGGGCGACGTGAGTATAGATCTGGGTGGTCGAGAGGTCGCTGTGACCCAGCAGCATTTGCACCACCCGCAAGTCGGCGCCGTGGTTGAGCAGATGCGTGGCGAAGGCATGGCGCAGGGTATGCGGCGACAGCGACTTGCCGATCCCGGCGACCTTGGCCTGGTGCTTGATGCGATGCCAGAAGGTCTGGCGGGTCATTTGCTCGCCGCGCTGGCTTGGGAACAGCACATCACTGGGACGCCCGCCCAGTAGCTCGCCACGGGCATCGCGCATGTAGCGCTCGACCCAGACGATCGCCTCCTCGCCCATCGGCACCAGCCGCTCCTTGCTGCCCTTGCCCATCACCCGCAGCACGCCCTGACGCAGGTTGACCTGTTCCAGCGTCAGGCTGATCAGCTCCGTTACCCGCAAGCCACAGGCGTAAAGCACCTCAAGCATGGCGCGGTCACGCTGGCCGATGGCCTCGCTCAAGTCCGGCGCGGCCAGCAAGGCCTCCACATCGGCTTCCGACAAGGATTTAGGCAATGGCCTGCCCAGTTGCGGCATATCCACGCGCAGGGTCGGATCGACCGCGATCAGCTTCTCCCGCAGCAAATAGCGATAGAAACCACGCACACCGGAGAGAAATCGCGCCGTAGAACGGGGTTTGTAGTTTTGCTCCAGGCGCCAGGCCAGGTGATCGAGGATCAACTCCCGCCCGGCATTGATCAGCTCCAGGCCCTTCTCCTGCAGCCAGCCGTTGAACAAGGCCAGGTCGCTGCGATAGGCATCGCGGGTGTTATCGGAAAGGCCTTTCTCCAGCCACAAGGCGTCGAGGAACTGGTCTATCAGGGGATGATCGATGGCAGGCATGGGGGCTCAGAACTGGCGGACAAAAGGCCGCAAAAATGAAGAGTCTTGCATAACACGTTGAGGGTGACACATGAAATTCGGGCACAAAAAAAGCATCCCTTGCGGGATGCTTCTTTTTGAGTAAGACGCTCAGCTCTTTACCGGGCCGGTTCGTTCTGCCCCAGGATCAGCTTGCCATCCTTGTCGACCGGAATCTGATTGCCCGGATCGCGATCCATCCGCACTTTGCCTTCCTTGCCGTCCAGCGAATAACGAACGTCGTAGCCTACGACCTTGTCGCTGATGTCATTGACCGTGTTGCAACGAGTCTGAGTCGTGGTGTAGGTGTCACGCTCCTGCATGCCCTCCTGCACCTTGTTACCCGCATAACCGCCGCCGACCGCACCGGCCACTGTGGCGATTTTCTTGCCCGTGCCGCCGCCGATCTGGTTGCCCAACAGGCCGCCAGCCAGGGCGCCGACCACCGTACCGGCGATCTGGTGTTGATCTTTCACCGGCGCTTGCCGGGTCACCGTAACGTCCTTGCACACTTCACGTGGAGTTTTGATTTGTGTCTTGACCGGTTCAACGGCCAGCACTTGTGCATACTCAGGGCCGCTTTTAACCAGTTTGTAGGTGGCAACAGCACCCCCGGCAGTCACACCGACAGCACCCAATACCGCACCAACCAGCAACGACTTGTTCACATGAACCTCCTGGCTATAACAGACGGGACATACCCGCGCTTCTCCCAGCCTTGGAGCATAAAAAAAGGCGCGAGTTCAACACTCGCGCCTTCTCGGCTTGCAGCAGGAAAAAGATAACCGTTATGGACGGTCGTCGACTTCCTTCTCGCTCGTCGCCACAGGAATCAGGTCTTCGCTGTTCAGGTTCAGCCAGATCAGCACCACGTTCGCGATGTAGATCGAGGAGTAAGTACCCGCCAGAACACCGATGAACAGGGCAATGGAGAAGCCGAACAGGTTGTCGCCGCCGAAGAACAGCAGGGCCGCGATTGCCAGCAAGGTGGAGATCGACGTCGCCATGGTCCGCAGCAGGGTTTGCGTGGTCGAGATGTTGATGTTCTCGATCAGGCTGGCCTTGCGCAGGACGCGGAAGTTCTCACGAACCCGGTCGAATACCACGATGGTGTCGTTGAGCGAGTAGCCGATGATCGCCAGTACCGCCGCCAGCACCGTCAGGTCGAAGGTGATCTGGAAGAACGACAGGATACCGACGGTCACGATCACGTCGTGGATCAGGGACACGATCGCACCGACCGCAAACTTCCACTGAAAGCGGAACGCCAGGTAGATCAGGATGCCGCCCAGCGCCATCAGCATGCCGAGGCCGCCCTGGTCGCGCAGTTCTTCACCCACTTGCGGGCCGACGAACTCGACACGCTTGACCTGAGCCGGGTTGTCGCCGCCGACTTTCTGCAGCGCTTCAGCCACCTGGTGACCCAGTTGCGGGTCTTCGCCAGGCATGCGCACCAGAAGATCGGTAGTGGCACCGAAGTTCTGCACGATGGCTTCGTGATAACCGGCTGTAACCAGTTGCTCACGCACCTTGGTGACATCGGCCGGACGCTCGTAGGTCAGCTCGATGAGCGTACCGCCGGTGAAGTCCAGGCCCCAGTTCATGCCCTTATGAAAGACACTGAACATTGCCAGCGCGGTAAGGAACAATGTGACGCCGAACGCAAAGTTGCGAACGCCCATGAAGTTGATTGTACGTAACATGGCAGCCCCTTAAATCCACAACTTCTTGAAGTCACGACCGCCGAAGATCAGGTTGACCATCGCGCGGGTCACCATGATGGCCGTGAACATCGAGGTAAAGATCCCGAGGGACATGGTCACGGCGAACCCTTTGACCGGGCCGGTGCCCATGGCAAAGAGAATCCCGCCCACCAACAAGGTTGTCAGGTTGGCGTCGAGAATCGCGGTGAATGCCCGGCCGAAGCCTTCGTTGATTGCCCGTTGTACGGTCATGCCGGCCGCGATCTCTTCACGTATCCGCGAGAAGATCAGAACGTTGGCATCGACCGCCATACCCATGGTCAATACGATACCGGCGATACCCGGCAGGGTCAGCGTTGCACCCAGCAGCGACATCAAGGCCAGCAGCATCACCATGTTCACCGCCAGCGCGACGGTGGCGATGAGACCGAAGAAGCGGTAGATGGCCATGATGAACAGCGAGACAAACAGCATGCCCCACAACGATGCATCGATACCTTTGGTGATGTTGTCGGCACCCAGGCTCGGGCCAATGGTGCGCTCTTCAGCGAAGTACATCGGAGCCGCCAGACCACCGGCACGCAGCAGCAGCGCCAGTTCGGACGATTCGCCCTGTCCGTTCAGGCCAGTGATGCGGAACTGGGCACCCAGCGGCGACTGGATGGTCGCCAGGCTGATGATCTTCTTCTCTTCCTTGAACGTCTGGACCGGCACGTCTTTCTCGACACCGTTGACCACTTGCTTGACGTAAGTGGTGACCGGACGCTGTTCAATGAAGATCACCGCCATGCTGCGGCCGACGTTGCTGCGAGTCGCACGACTCATCAGCTCGCCACCGTGGCCATCCAGACGGATGTTCACTTCTGGCGTACCGTGCTCGCCGAAGCCCGCCTTGGCGTCAGTCACCTGGTCGCCGGTGATGATCAGGCCACGCTCGATCAGAGCCGGAGGACGCTTGCCTTCACGGAACTCGAATTCCTCGGAAGTGGCTTTCGAAGCGCCAGGCTCAGCCGCCAGACGGAACTCCAGGTTGGCCGTCTTGCCGAGGATACGCTTGGCTTCTGCGGTGTCTTGCACGCCCGGCAGCTCAACCACGATGCGGTTGGCGCCCTGGCGCTGAACGATAGGTTCGGCAACACCCAGCTCGTTGACGCGGTTGCGTACCGTGGTCAAGTTCTGCTTGATGGAGTATTCACGGATTTCCGCCAGCTTGGCCGGGGTCATCGCCAGACGCAGTACCGGTTGGCCATTGAGGTCGGCCGGAACAATGTCGAAATCGTTGAAGTTCTTGCGGATCAGCGCACGGGCCTGTTCGCGGGAGTCTTCATCAGAGAAGCCCAGCTGAATGGCACCGCCCAGTTGCGGCAGGCTGCGATAGCGCAGTTTCTCTTTGCGCAACAGGCTCTTCACATCGCCTTCGTAGACTTTCAGGCGTGCGTCGAGGGCTTTGTCCATGTCCACTTCCAGCAGGAAGTGCACACCACCGGACAAGTCCAGACCCAGCTTCATCGGGTGCGCGCCCAGGCTGCGCAGCCATTGCGGGGTGGTTTGCGCCAGGTTCAGTGCAACGACGTAGTCATCGCCCAATGCCTTGCGCACGACGTCTTTGGCTGGCAACTGGTCTTCAGCCTTGACCAGGCGAATCAGACCGCCCTTGCCGTTTGCCGCCAGCGTGGCCGCCTTGACGTTGATCCCGGATTCCTTGAGCGCGGTGCTCACACGGTCCAGATCAGCCTGATTGACTTGCAGCGCAGTGCTTGCACCGCTGACCTGAATGGCCGGGTCATCAGGATATAGATTGGGAGCGGAATAAATCAGACCGACCGCCAGCACCGCCAGGATCAGAATGTATTTCCACAGAGGGTATTTGTTCAGCATCACGCCGCCCGCTTATGACGCGGGGCGCCTTGCGCGCCCCGTCGATTGAGTAGAAGTTGTAACTTAGATCGCTTTGAGCGTGCCTTTTGGCAGCGTGGCGGCGATGGCGCCTTTCTGGAACTTCATTTCAACGGTGTCGGAAACTTCCAGAACCACGAAGTCGTCGGACACTTTGGTGATTTTGCCGGCGATACCACCGGTGGTCACAACTTCGTCACCTTTTTGCAGGCTGCTCAGCAGGTTCTTCTGCTCTTTGGCGCGCTTGGCCTGTGGACGCCAGATCATCAGGTAGAAGATGACCAGGAAACCGACCAGGAAAATCCACTCAAAGCCGCCGCCCATCGGGCCTGCCGCAGGTGCAGCAGCGTCAGCCATGGCATTAGAGATAAAAAAGCTCATTTAGCACTCCAGTTGCAAATGTTGAATCTTGGGGTCAGAAAACTCAGTCCAAAGGCGGAACAGGCAACCCGCGTTTGGCGTAGAAGGCATCGACAAAGGCGGCCAATGTACCCTGTTGAATAGCCTCGCGCAAACCAGCCATAAGCACTTGATAATGGCGCAAGTTATGGATGGTATTGAGCATGCTTCCCAGCATTTCGCCGCACTTGTCCAGGTGATGCAGATAAGCGCGGGAGAAGTTCTGGCAGGTGTAGCAATCGCAGGTCGGATCCAGCGGCGAATCATCATGGCGATGGAACGCGTTACGGATCTTCAGCACGCCTGTATCAATGAACAGATGCCCGTTGCGGGCATTACGGGTTGGCATCACGCAATCGAACATGTCCACACCGCGGCGCACACCCTCAACCAGATCTTCCGGTTTGCCAACGCCCATAAGGTAACGAGGTTTGTCAGCCGGCATCTGACCCGGCAGGTAATCGAGCACCTTGATCATCTCGTGCTTGGGCTCGCCCACCGACAGACCACCGATGGCTAGGCCGTCGAAGCCGATCTTGTCGAGGCCTTCCAGCGAACGCATGCGCAGATCCTGGTGCATGCCGCCCTGCACGATGCCGAACAACGCCGCGGTGTTGTCGCCATGGGCGTTTTTCGAACGCTGAGCCCAGCGCAACGACAGCTCCATCGATACGCGAGCGACGTCTTCGTCGGCCGGGTACGGGGTGCATTCGTCGAAGATCATCACGATGTCCGAGCCCAGGTCACGCTGGACCTGCATCGACTCTTCCGGGCCCATGAACACTTTGGCGCCGTCGACCGGAGAGGCGAAGGTCACGCCCTCCTCCTTGATCTTGCGCATGGCGCCCAGGCTGAACACCTGGAAACCGCCGGAGTCGGTCAGAATCGGGCCTTTCCACTGCATGAAATCGTGCAGGTCGCCATGCTTCTTGATCACTTCGGTGCCAGGACGCAGCCACAAGTGGAAGGTGTTGCCCAGAATGATTTCCGCGCCGGTGGCGACGATATCCCGCGGCAGCATGCCCTTGACCGTACCGTACGTGCCCACCGGCATGAACGCCGGGGTCTCGACGGTACCGCGCGGGAAGGTCAAACGACCGCGACGCGCCTTGCCGTCAGTAGCAAGCAACTCAAACGACATACGACTTTGGCGACTCATTCTTTGTCCTCAGGGCCACGTGGTGCGGGATTACGGGTGATAAACATCGCATCACCGTAGCTGAAAAAGCGGTATTCGTTGTCGACGGCGGCTTTATAGGCGGCCATGGTCTCGGGATAACCGGCGAACGCCGAAACCAGCATCAACAGCGTGGATTCGGGCAAATGGAAGTTGGTAACCAGGGCATCGACTACATGAAACGGCCGGCCTGGGTAGATAAAGATATCGGTGTCGCCACTGAACGGCTTGAGCACGCCATCACGCGCGGCACTTTCCAGGGAACGCACGCTGGTGGTCCCCACGGCCACCACTCGACCGCCGCGAGCGCGGCAGGCTGCAACGGCATCGACCACGTCCTGGCCGACTTCCAGCCATTCGCTGTGCATGTGGTGATCTTCGATCTTCTCCACGCGCACCGGCTGGAACGTGCCCGCGCCGACGTGCAAGGTCACGAATGCGGTCTCGATACCCTTGGCGGCAATCGCCTCCATCAACGGCTGATCAAAATGCAGCCCCGCCGTCGGCGCCGCCACCGCGCCCAAACGCTCGGCGTACACCGTCTGATAACGCTCGCGGTCCGAGCCTTCATCCGGGCGGTCTATATAAGGAGGCAACGGCATGTGCCCGACGCGATCGAGCAGCGGCAACACCTCTTCGGCAAACCCCAGCTCGAACAACGCATCGTGACGCGCCAGCATCTCGGCCTCGCCACCGCCATCGATAAGGATCTTCGACCCCGGCTTCGGTGACTTGCTGGAGCGCACATGGGCCAGCACGCGATGACTGTCGAGCACCCGCTCCACCAGAATTTCCAGCTTGCCGCCGGAAGCTTTCTGGCCAAACAGCCGCGCCGGAATCACCCGGGTATTGTTGAACACCATCAAATCGCCTGGGCGCAAATGCTCAAGCAAATCAGTGAATTGACGGTGTGCCAGGGCGCCGCTGACCCCATCCAGGGTCAACAGGCGACTACCGCGACGCTCGGCCAAAGGATGGCGAGCAATCAGCGAATCAGGGAGCTCGAAGGTAAAGTCAGCAACGCGCATGATGGGGTTCGTCTAGCAGGGCCGGGAAGTCTAGCGGAAATATCAAAAATTCTCCATGTACCTGATTGACCAGCGGTATTCACCTCTCTATACTTCGCCGCCATTGAGCCCTGATGGCGGAATTGGTAGACGCGGCGGATTCAAAATCCGTTTTCGAAAGGAGTGGGAGTTCGAGTCTCCCTCGGGGCACCAAAATTAAGAAAGGTCTTGCTTTGCAAGGCCTTTTTTTTCGTCTGTAGAAAAGCCATTGCCCGCACCGCTGTCGTGTAGGGGCCGCCGAAGGTTGCGATCTTTTGATCTTGCTTCTCTTACGCACGTCCCGCACCGGTGGAACATTTCACAAGGATTCCCACCATGGAATTGCAGCTGGAAAGCGTCGCCCTCTTCTCCCTCAAACTGGCTTACGAGACGGAAGATTCAAGTCCGATTTTGCGTGATGATCTGGTCATGGGTGATTACCAGCGGGATGTGTTTGAGTTGCTGGTGCGGCGGCGGGATGTCGAGACCATTAAGGTCAAAGTGGCTGAATGCGTAGGTCTGGCGCTTGAGGCGATAGGTGGAGTTGGTACGGCGCTGGGTCGAGAACTAGATAGATTGTCGGCTGATTTCGGAGCTGCGCAGACGCTGGAGCACCTTGATGTTCCGCTTATTGCGCTTAAGGATTACTTGAAAGACATTCAGTGAGTGATCGGGTGGAAGCACGTTTGGTGCCCCTTTACACCGGGTGATACTGGACAGGGGTTTGGCTGATATAAAAATGGACCTGTCCACTTTTCCATTGCGCCGGCAGACAACAACGAAAGACTTTTTCGGCATCACAAGGACGTATCAATGCGACAAATCGCCCTTAGCAACAAGCCACTCAGAGGCATTCCCCGCCGCCTTCGCGCTCTGGAACGCTGGGCGTCCAGTTTTCGCGACGAGTTTCACCCGCGATCCGAGCACATGGAGCGCTACACACATTGGAAGATCCCGGTGCACGCGGCCCTGGTCCAAGGCCCTCAAGCCAGGATCGAAGTTCAGGCCTTCTGCATTCAGCAACTGCTCGAAGCCGCCAGCCACCTGTCCAACGCTGCCGACCACTCACAGGGTTACTACCGGGTCGCCTGCCTGCTGGTGTGGCCATGGGTTCATCAGAGCGAGGTCACCCTCTTCTATGATCGAGACTACTATCTGGGTTTTCTCGGTGAAACTAACACGCTTAAACCAGAGCGGATCAGTGATGTTCTTGCCCTGCACGCTCCAGCGCATTTCATCGAGCACGGGCATGACGTAACTCAACCTGACGATGAGGTTGCAGTACAGTGGTGGTGCATCGGGGAACCGGCCTGACGCGAAGAAAAGGGAGGACAAAGTTCGATCCGGCGTTTTACGGTCGTTTTATTCGGGACAATCGGGCGTACTCTCAAACGACGCAAGCACGCATGATCAGTTATTGGGATTGCTACTGGCGACACTCGTACAAATACCAGTCCGACTATGTAAGGTTTCGGCTGTTTGCCAAATTTCGCGACTTCAAGAAAGCTGCTAGAACTCAACCCTGTTATAAACGCCTTCAGCCCCCACATTATGACCAAAGCCGCACCACTCACCTGCCGTGCGCTTTACAGTGAGCAGATCTTTTTTAATGTCAAAGTCGTATACGCAGTCGCCTTCGTCATCTCCACTCATGGCATATTGAGCCTTGCCATTATCAACCTCTAATACCGTTGAAAACTCACCTATATTGGGACCGTAGTACATCGCCATCAGGCCAGCGTAATAACCCTGAAAATCAACTTTGTATTTCTGACCCTGCGGCTTGATAGTCATCGTGTTCCATAACGAAGCCCCGGCATATTGCCAATATTGCCCTTCTGACTTAGCAGACAGTTTCTCTACCGAGTTTTTTATATCGCTACTGAATTTTTCAAGGTTGAAAATCGACTTTTTGTCGTTTGGAAGAATATTCAGCCATGCCCGGGCCTTAAGGTAATTGCCTTCGTGTACATAGGTGAGAGCGACGTTATTGTAGGCCATCGCAACTGCCTCTTCGCCTAGCTGACAACTCTCCGACCAGCCGACCTGCCGCTCGTATTGCTCCCGAGCCTTGGCGTATTGCTTAAGCTTGTAATACTTTCCGCCCTCGGCGGAGTATTCACTAACTTTAAGACAGTTAGCCGTCGCCTCTTCCTCTGTAATGTCCGCATGAACAAAAAGCGGGGTAATAAAAAGGAGTATGATCGCGTCAATTTTTATAAAGCGGCGCACTGAAGGATAGAAGTGCTGAATATCCATATTATTTTTTCCTGTTAAAAACTTAAATTCCAAACGGCGTAAAGGGTAGCGTTGTCGTGCGGGAGAAACAATTGCATAAAAAGGGGACGGTCCATCTGACGGCAGTGACATTTTTTGCGATGCCTGAAGCCGCCATGCCTGGGCCGCGCATTATTTGACGGCGATGAGTAAGGCGGTGGTTGATGATGCGGTGAAGGTGCTGGCGCGGGATCGGGCTTCTGCATCGACAGCTAAGCAGGCGGCGGAGAAGTCTGAAGCGTAGCGGTTGAACAATGGCGGGATTGTTTTGATGCCTGTCGTTGGTTGGTATGACGCCTGGGGGAGTGGGCTGCTTGGGATTTTGGCCAAATATCAGCATTGATGTTGGCTGGGCTGGCGCTTTCGCGAGCAAGCCCGCTCCCACAGGGGTTGTGTGGGCTGACTGGCATTTGGGATTAGCCTCGACATTTTTCGGGGCTTTTTATCATTTGGCTCAGAGTGGATGTTTGTGGGGCTTTCGGTTTACAGCGCAATAAATCAACGCATCTGCTCCCTGGAATTGCCCACGGATCTGATGCTGTTTCTTACCTGTGATGCTTGATATATATCAGCCATCGACAGGCCCTCAGGGCATTAGGTCAGTGAGCGAACGCCCCACGCCACGCTCATCTAGACTTAATGGATAGTCGTAGGCAGAACCGAGCACGTCGCTTTGGTGCAGTTCAATCAATAGCGCCGTGGCAAGCTGCCCTTTATGCCCAGTAGAGGTGCGGCGAAGACCGCACCGGGCACAACAAGATGCCCGCTCAGGGTGCCCTGGCCAACGGCCTGCCACGATATCGTGACGTGGTGTGAATGCCGCAGCCGACACTTTCGGACAACCGACAACCGCCTGGTTTGCCCGTGACCGTGAGGAATGCTGTATGCCCGATGAGATGTTGCACCTGCCTATGGTCAACAACCTGCTGGAGCGCCACAAGGGTTCGCCCGGCGCGCTGTTACCGATCCTTCATGATATTCAGGAGGGCATCGGTTACATCCCCGATGCCGCCGTTCCCGAGATTGCCCACGCCCTCAACCTGAGTCAGGCCGAGGTTCGCGGGGTGATCAGCTTCTACCATGACTTCCGCACCGCGCCTCCGGCCCGACATATCCTGCGTCTGTGCCGGGCCGAATCCTGCCAGAGCCGCGGCGCCGAGCAGCTCGCGGCGCAGTTGCGCGAACGTCTGCAACTGGACGACCACGGCAGCAGCGCCGACGGCAATATCAGTCTGCGCCCGGTGTATTGCCTCGGCGCCTGCGCCTGCTCGCCCGCCCTGGAGCTGGATGGTCAGGTGCATGCGCGGCTCACTGCCGAACGCCTGGATGCCCTGCTCGATGCTTGCCAGGAGGACGCATGATGCCGACGCTTTATCTGCCCTGTGATTCTCTTGCCCGCGCCGTGGGCGCCGATGAGGTGGCCGTGGCCCTGGCCACTCAGGCCCAGGAGCGCGGTCTGCCGCTGGATTTGCAACGCACCAGCTCGCGCGGCCTGTACTGGCTGGAACCGCTGCTGGAAGTGGACAGCCCGCAAGGTCGTATCGGCTTCGGCCCGCTGACCGCTGCCGATGTGCCGTCCGTGCTTGATGCGCTGCAAGGCGAGTCGTCCGCTCATCCGCTGGCCTTGGGGCTGGTGGAGGAGTTGCCTTATCTGAAGAGCCAACAACGCCTGCTGTTCGCCCGCGCCGGCATTACCCGGCCGCTGTCGTTGGAGGATTACCGGGCTCATGGCGGCTTCGAGGGCTTGACCCAGGCCATCGCTCTGGGCGGCGAGCAGACCGCGACTGCAGTATTCGATTCGGGCCTGCGTGGCCGTGGCGGCGCGGCTTTCCCGGCCGGGATCAAATGGCGCACGGTGCGCGCTACCCAGGCGACGCAGAAATACATTGTGTGCAACGCCGACGAAGGCGACTCCGGCACCTTTGCCGACCGCATGTTGATGGAAGGCGACCCCTTCTTGCTGATCGAAGGCATGGCCATTGCCGGCATCACCGTCGGCGCCACCTACAGCTACATCTATGTGCGCTCGGAATATCCACAGGCCGTGGCCACCCTGCGCGAGGCGCTGGACATCGCCCGGGCCGCCGGTTACCTCGGCGCCAATGTCGGCGGCAGCGGAATGGCCTTCGACATGGAAGTGCGGGTCGGTGCCGGCGCTTACATCTGCGGTGAAGAAACCGCGCTGCTGGACTCCCTCGAAGGCAAGCGCGGGATTGTCCGCGCCAAGCCGCCGATCCCGGCCTTGCAGGGCCTGTTCGGCTTGCCGACCCTGGTGCACAACGTGCTGACGCTGGCCTCGGTGCCGCTGATTCTGGCCAAGGGCGCGCCGTTCTATCGCGATTACGGCATGGGCCGTTCCCTGGGCACCATGCCCTTCCAGCTGGCGGGCAATATTCGTCACGGCGGTTTGGTGGAGCGGGCCTTTGGCCTGACCCTGCGGGAATTGGTGGAAGACTACGGCGGCGGGACCGCCAGTGGCCGGCCGCTGAAGGCCGCGCAGGTTGGCGGCCCGCTCGGCGCCTGGGTGCCGCCGTCGCAATTCGATACACCGCTGGATTACGAAGCCTTCGCCGCCATGGGCGCGATGCTCGGCCACGGTGGTGTGGTGGTGGCTGATGACACGTTGGACATGGCCCACATGGCGCGCTTCGCCATGCAGTTTTGTGCCGAGGAATCCTGTGGCAAATGCACGCCGTGCCGTATCGGCTCGACCCGGGGCGTTGAGGTGATCGACCGTCTGCTGGCTGCGCCTGACCAGAACGGTCGCGATGAGCAGGCGATCATCCTCAAGGACCTGTGCGACACAATGCAATACGGTTCGCTGTGCGCGTTGGGTGGCATGACCTCCTATCCGGTCGTCAGCGCCCTCAAGCACTTCCCCGCCGACTTCGGTCTGCAAGCCTCGGAGGCCGAGCAATGATCACTGTATTCGACCCGAAAACCGATATGGATCTGGGTACCCCGGCCCGCGAAAGCCAGGTGCAAGTCACCCTGAACATCGACGGCCAAAGCATCAGCGTGCCCGAAGGCACCTCGGTGATGCGCGCCGCCGCGCTGCTGGGCACCACCATCCCCAAACTGTGCGCCACCGACAGCCTGGAAGCGTTCGGCTCCTGCCGCATGTGCCTGGTGGAGATCGACGGCATGCGCGGCTACCCCGCATCCTGCACGACGCCGGTCAGCGAGGGCATGAGCGTGCACACCCAGACGCCGAAGCTCGCGACCTTGCGCCGCAACGTCATGGAGCTGTACATCTCCGATCACCCGCTGGATTGCCTGACCTGCTCGGCCAACGGCAACTGCGAGCTGCAAACCGTCGCCGGCCAGGTCGGCCTGCGGGAAGTGCGTTACGGCTATGAGGGCGAGAACCATCTGGACGACGTGAAGGACACCTCCAACCCGTACTTCGACTACGA includes these proteins:
- a CDS encoding NADH-quinone oxidoreductase subunit NuoF, translated to MMPTLYLPCDSLARAVGADEVAVALATQAQERGLPLDLQRTSSRGLYWLEPLLEVDSPQGRIGFGPLTAADVPSVLDALQGESSAHPLALGLVEELPYLKSQQRLLFARAGITRPLSLEDYRAHGGFEGLTQAIALGGEQTATAVFDSGLRGRGGAAFPAGIKWRTVRATQATQKYIVCNADEGDSGTFADRMLMEGDPFLLIEGMAIAGITVGATYSYIYVRSEYPQAVATLREALDIARAAGYLGANVGGSGMAFDMEVRVGAGAYICGEETALLDSLEGKRGIVRAKPPIPALQGLFGLPTLVHNVLTLASVPLILAKGAPFYRDYGMGRSLGTMPFQLAGNIRHGGLVERAFGLTLRELVEDYGGGTASGRPLKAAQVGGPLGAWVPPSQFDTPLDYEAFAAMGAMLGHGGVVVADDTLDMAHMARFAMQFCAEESCGKCTPCRIGSTRGVEVIDRLLAAPDQNGRDEQAIILKDLCDTMQYGSLCALGGMTSYPVVSALKHFPADFGLQASEAEQ
- a CDS encoding formate dehydrogenase subunit gamma — encoded protein: MPDEMLHLPMVNNLLERHKGSPGALLPILHDIQEGIGYIPDAAVPEIAHALNLSQAEVRGVISFYHDFRTAPPARHILRLCRAESCQSRGAEQLAAQLRERLQLDDHGSSADGNISLRPVYCLGACACSPALELDGQVHARLTAERLDALLDACQEDA
- a CDS encoding tetratricopeptide repeat protein → MSLPSDGPSPFYAIVSPARQRYPLRRLEFKFLTGKNNMDIQHFYPSVRRFIKIDAIILLFITPLFVHADITEEEATANCLKVSEYSAEGGKYYKLKQYAKAREQYERQVGWSESCQLGEEAVAMAYNNVALTYVHEGNYLKARAWLNILPNDKKSIFNLEKFSSDIKNSVEKLSAKSEGQYWQYAGASLWNTMTIKPQGQKYKVDFQGYYAGLMAMYYGPNIGEFSTVLEVDNGKAQYAMSGDDEGDCVYDFDIKKDLLTVKRTAGEWCGFGHNVGAEGVYNRVEF